One genomic segment of Tursiops truncatus isolate mTurTru1 chromosome 11, mTurTru1.mat.Y, whole genome shotgun sequence includes these proteins:
- the ITGB7 gene encoding integrin beta-7: protein MVALSMVLVFLLALSRGESELDVKSSSPQETTEWGDPGLSLPGSCQPAPSCQKCILSHPSCAWCKQLNFTASGEAEVRRCALREELLARGCPPEELEEPRGRQEVLQDEPLSQGTRGEGATQLAPQRVRVTLRPGEPQQLRVRFLRAEGYPVDLYYLMDLSYSMKDDLERVRQLGHALLVRLQEVTHSVRIGFGSFVDKMVLPFVSTVPSKLRHPCPTRLERCQPPFSFHHVLPLTRDAKAFEREVGRQSVSGNLDSPEGGFDAILQAALCQEQIGWRNVSRLLVFTSDDTFHTAGDGKLGGIFMPSDGHCHLDSNGLYSRSPEFDYPSVGQVAQALSAANIQPIFAVTGATLPVYQELSKLIPKSAVGELSEDSSNVVQLIMDAYNSLSSTVTLEHERSLLPPGVHISYDSQCGGPEKRQDEAGDRGQCNHVRINQTVNFLVTLQATHCLPEPHLLRFRARGFSEELTVELHTLCDCNCSDTQLQAPHCSDGKGHLQCGVCSCVPGHLGRLCECSEAELSSLDLESGCRAPNGTGPLCSGRGRCQCGRCTCSGQSSGRLCECDDASCERHEGILCGGFGRCQCGVCHCHANRTGRACECSGDTDNCVSPEGGLCNGHGYCNCNRCQCLDGYYGALCDQCSGCKTPCERHRDCAECGAFGTGPLAVNCSLACAHANVTLALAPILDDGWCKERTHDNQLFFFLAEDEAGGRVMLRVRPPEKGSDHTQIIVLGCVGGIVVVGLGLVLAYRLSVEIYDRREYSRFEKEQQQLHWKQENNPLYKSAITTTVNPRFQEAEGAPL, encoded by the exons ATGGTGGCTTTGTCAATGGTCCTTGTTTTCCTGCTGGCCCTGAGCAGAGGTGAAAGTGAACTGGACGTCAAGAGCTCATCCCCACAGGAGACCACCGAATGGGGGGATCCTGGGCTGTCCCTACCAGGGTCCTGCCAGCCAGCTCCCTCCTGTCAAAAGTGCATCCTCTCACACCCGAGCTGTGCATGGTGCAAGCAACTG AACTTCACGGCGTCCGGGGAGGCGGAGGTGCGGCGCTGTGCCCTTCGAGAGGAGCTGCTGGCCCGGGGCTGCCCCCCGGAGGAGCTGGAGGAGCCCCGCGGCCGGCAGGAGGTGCTGCAGGACGAGCCGCTCAGCCAGGGCACCCGCGGCGAGGGGGCCACCCAGCTGGCACCACAGCGGGTCCGGGTCACGCTGCGGCCAG GAGAGCCCCAGCAGCTCCGGGTCCGCTTCCTTCGAGCCGAGGGATACCCTGTGGACCTGTACTACCTTATGGACCTGAGCTACTCCATGAAGGACGACCTGGAGCGCGTGCGCCAGCTTGGGCACGCGCTGCTGGTGAGGTTGCAGGAAGTCACCCACTCCGTGCGCATTG GCTTTGGTTCCTTCGTGGACAAAATGGTGCTGCCCTTCGTGAGCACAGTGCCCTCCAAGCTtcgccacccctgccccacccgaCTGGAGCGCTGCCAGCCGCCCTTTAGCTTTCACCATGTGCTACCCCTCACCCGGGATGCTAAGGCCTTCGAACGGGAGGTGGGACGCCAGAGCGTGTCCGGCAACCTGGACTCGCCTGAAGGTGGCTTTGATGCCATTCTGCAGGCTGCCCTCTGCCAG GAGCAGATTGGCTGGAGAAATGTGTCCCGGCTACTGGTGTTCACTTCAGATGACACATTCCACACAGCTGGGGATGGCAAGTTAGGTGGCATTTTCATGCCCAGCGACGGGCACTGCCACTTGGACAGCAATGGCCTCTACAGTCGCAGCCCAGAGTTT GACTACCCCTCCGTGGGTCAGGTAGCCCAGGCCCTCTCTGCGGCAAACATCCAGCCCATCTTTGCTGTCACCGGTGCCACACTGCCTGTCTACCAG GAGCTGAGTAAGCTGATTCCCAAGTCCGCAGTGGGGGAGCTGAGTGAGGACTCCAGCAATGTGGTACAGCTCATCATGGATGCTTATAAT AGCCTATCATCCACTGTGACCCTTGAACATGAACGCTCTCTACTCCCTCCTGGGGTCCACATCTCTTACGATTCTCAGTGTGGGGGTCCTGAGAAGAGACAGGATGAGGCTGGTGACAGGGGCCAATGCAACCACGTCCGAATCAACCAGACA GTGAATTTTTTGGTTACTCTCCAAGCTACCCACTGCCTCCCAGAGCCCCATCTGCTGAGGTTCCGAGCCCGCGGCTTCTCAGAGGAGCTGACTGTGGAGTTGCATACACTGTGTGACTGTAACTGCAGTGACACCCAGCTCCAGGCTCCTCACTGCAGTGACGGCAAGGGGCACCTACAATGCGGGGTGTGCAG cTGTGTCCCTGGCCACCTGGGTCGACTCTGTGAGTGCTCTGAGGCTGAGCTGTCCTCCTTGGATCTGGAATCTGGGTGCCGAGCCCCCAATGGCACAGGGCCCCTGTGCAGTGGGAGGGGACGGTGCCAGTGTGGACGCTGCACCTGCAGTGGACAGAGCTCTGGACGTCTGTGCGAATGTGATGATGCCAGCTGTGAGCGACATGAGGGAATCCTCTGTGGAG GCTTTGGCCGCTGCCAATGTGGAGTGTGTCACTGTCACGCCAATCGCACGGGCAGAGCATGCGAATGCAGTGGGGACACAGACAACTGTGTCAGTCCCGAGGGAGGGCTGTGCAACGGGCATGGATACTGCAACTGCAACCGCTGCCAGTGCTTGGATGGCTATTACGGTGCCCTATGTGATCAGTGCTCAGGCTGCAAGACGCCATGCGAGAGACACAG GGACTGCGCGGAGTGTGGCGCCTTTGGGACTGGTCCTCTGGCCGTGAATTGCAGCCTGGCGTGTGCCCATGCCAACGTGACTCTGGCTTTGGCCCCTATCCTGGATGATGGCTGGTGCAAAGAGAGGACCCACGACAACCAGCTCTTCTTCTTCCTGGCAGAGGATGAAGCCGGAGGCAGGGTCATGCTGAGAGTGAGACCCCCAGAAA AGGGGTCAGACCACACCCAAATCATCGTGCTGGGCTGTGTGGGGGGCATCGTGGTCGTGGGACTGGGACTGGTCCTGGCTTATCGGCTCTCAGTGGAAATCTACGACCGCCGAGAATACAGCCGTTTTGAAAAGGAGCAGCAGCAGCTCCACTGGAAGCAG GAAAACAATCCTCTCTACAAGAGCGCCATCACGACTACTGTCAACCCCCGCTTTCAAGAGGCAGAAGGCGCCCCTCTCTGA
- the ZNF740 gene encoding zinc finger protein 740, with protein sequence MAQASLLACEGLAGVSLVPTAASKKMMLSQIASKQAENGERAGSPDMLRCSSQSHRKDSDKSRSRKDDDSLAEASHSKKTVKKVVVVEQNGSFQVKIPKNFVCEHCFGAFRSSYHLKRHILIHTGEKPFECDICDMRFIQKYHLERHKRVHSGEKPYQCERCHQCFSRTDRLLRHKRMCQGCQSKTSDGQFSL encoded by the exons ATGGCTCAG GCAAGTCTCCTGGCTTGTGAAGGCCTAGCAGGTGTGAGTTTGGTTCCCACTGCAGCCAGCAAGAAGATGATGCTGAGCCAGATTGCCAGCAAGCAGGCCGAGAATGGAGAGCGGGCAGGTAGCCCTGATATGCTGAGGTGCTCGAGTCAG AGCCACCGAAAAGACAGCGATAAGTCCCGGAGCCGCAAAGACGATGACAGCTTGGCTGAGGCCTCCCATTCAAAAAAGACTGTTAAAAAG GTGgtggtagtggaacaaaatggttcTTTTCAAGTAAAGATTCCCAAAAATTTTGTTTGTGAACACTGCTTTGGAGCCTTTAGGAGCAGTTACCACCTCAAGAGGCACATCCTTATTCATACTG GTGAGAAGCCATTTGAGTGTGACATATGTGATATGCGCTTCATCCAGAAGTACCACCTGGAGCGTCACAAGCGTGTACACAGTGGGGAAAAGCCTTACCAGTGTGAACGGTGTCATCAG TGTTTTTCTCGGACAGATCGATTACTCAGACACAAACGGATGTGCCAAGGGTGCCAGTCCAAGACTTCCGACGGGCAGTTTTCTCTATAG